A segment of the Vibrio sp. YMD68 genome:
ACACCCGTGATGAGCTGTGACGTCCGAGGCGAAGAGAGTCGTAATTGCAGTAAAGCGATGATGCCATCAGCATCACCATTAAAAACATCGTAGTGCATAAATAACCTTGGGGAAATGAATCCGTAGCGGAGGCAAAGAACCGTTGTTCAGCTCAGTTAAGCGTAAATCGCGATAACACCATCTTCTAGCAGTTGTAGTTGCTCAATACCAAGTTCCGTGGCTTTAGGCTTGACCACCGCAATCATATGCAGCATACCTTCCAGCACAACCTGTTCGGTGACCTTAGCGTTTAGCGACATCGCCGATTGATAACCAATCCAACTGCTTGCAATTAAATGTAATGTAGTCACCAAAGATTTCATTTCTAACTCTTCAACCACTAACAAATCAAGCTTTACGAAGGCCCTCATAATGTTGATTAGGTTATTTTGCAGCTTCTCTTGGACTTTAATGTAGTCATCATGCAACGAAGTATCACGTTGAAGAATCTCAGGAAGGTTGGCGTAAAAGAAACGATATTTCCACATGAAGGTGAAAATGGAATCCAGATAGTGTTTGAGTAACACCAAACTTTCCTGCTGACCATTGATGGGAGTAAATCGTTCGAGCAACTCTTCAGAGTAGAGCGTAAAGATCTCATGGACGATTTCTTGTTTATTTCGAAAATGGTAGTAAAGGTTGCCAGGGCTAATGTCTATGTGCGCAGCAATGTGATTGGTCGTAATATTACGCTCACCATGTTCATTAAATAGCTCTAATGCTGCATGTACAATTTTATCGCGAGTCTTCATTTATTGCCCGTATCCTTTCCGTCAATCGAATGAGTATAGCGCCAAGTGTACCCCATAACAAAAAAGCGCCTGGTCGTATCAGGCGCTTTCAACTATTTAATCAACTATTTGTGGTATAGCTTAGATAACTCATGCACAGCATCAACAAACACACCTGCATTTTCAGGTGGCACATCTAGGTGGATACCATGACCCAGATTAAATACATGGCCAGTTCCGCCATCACCAAAACCTTCAAGGATGGTGCCGACTTCTTCACGAATACGTTCAGGCTGAGCGTAGAGCACAGACGGGTCCATATTGCCTTGTAGAGCGACTTTGTCACCTATACGAGCTTTGGCATCAGCAATGTTAATCGTCCAGTCTAGGCCGACAGCATCGCAGCCTGTGGCTGCAATCGACTCTAACCACATACCACCATTCTTAGTGAATAGTGTAACAGGAACGCGACGACCTTCGTTTTCACGAATCAGACCATCGACAATTTTGTGCATGTATTGAAGCGAGAATAGATTGTAATCACGCGGAGTCAGCACACCACCCCATGTATCAAATACCATGACTGATTGTGCACCGGCTTTAATCTGTGCGTTCAGATACTCAATAACCGTGTCTGCAAGTTTATCTAGCAGTAGGTGCAAAGTTTGAGGCTCTGCGTACATCATTTTTTTGATTTTAGTGAACGCTTTAGAACTGCTGCCTTCAACCATATACGTGGCAAGCGTCCAAGGGCTGCCAGAAAAACCGATAAGAGGCACTTCACCTTTCAGGTCTTTGCGGATTTGACGTACGGCATTCATAACGTACTGAAGCTCACCTTCTGGATCCGGTAAACCAATTTTTTCAACATCTGCTTTACATGTGATTGGACGTTCAAACTTCGGGCCTTCACCCGTTTCGAAGTACAAACCAAGACCCATCGCATCTGGGATCGTCAGAATATCAGAGAACAAAATTGCAGCATCAAGCGGAAAACGACGCAAAGGCTGAAGCGTTACTTCTGACGCCAATTCTGCGTTCTTGCACAAAGACATGAAGTCACCCGCTTCTGCGCGAGTTGCTTTATATTCAGGAAGATAGCGGCCAGCTTGACGCATCATCCAGACCGGTGTGCAGTCAACAGGTTGTTTTAACAGGGCGCGTAAATAGCGGTCATTCTTTAATTCGGTCATTCCGTTAAATTCCAATTCAATCTTGTCTATTTTTGAAGTTTACTATTCTAACACTGTTCAGCTCTCAAAAGCGGTGTGCTTTGCAATCTAGATCAAGTTATTAACTTTTAAATCAATGCTTAGTTTGCACACATTATGTAACAGTGCTAAAAATTCGTTTGCTAGCGAAAATTACAATAATAACTGAGTACTTAGTGCTCAGCATCTCATAACGACATCTTACTTACCCCCTCCTTCTCGGAGGGTTTTTTTTATCTGCCACTCTCTATTTTTCTATCGACTCATCAACCTGAGTTAAGGTATCAATCAGGGTTCTCGCAATCGTGCCTTTAGGCGCGACGGGTGGCAATTTATCAAAATCAAACCATCGTGCATCACTGAGTTCCTGATAGTCGGGTTTGACCTCACCACTCTCGTACTCTGCAAGAAAGCCCATCATCATGTTGGAAGGAAATGCCCAAGGCTGACTGCCAAAGTAACGAATATCTTGAACTTGAATCCCGGTCTCTTCTTTCACTTCCCTCGCAACACATTGCTCAAGGGTTTCTCCTACTTCAAGGAAACCAGCAATCACTGTATACATACCATTGCGATGGCGAGGGTGCTGCGCGAGTAATATTTGATGTTGTTTGCGCACGGCGACGATGATGCATGGTGATATTCTGGGATAGTGTAAGGTTCGACAATCTGTGCACTGCATCGCAAGTTGGTTCAGATTCAAGTGGTTTCGCCCACCACATTGAGGACAAAACCGTTGTGTCAGAGTCATATTACCAAGCTGGACGGCTTTGCTCATGAGCAAGAAAAGTGCATCAGGAAACTGCAAGCATTCTCTAAGAGAGGTGAGTTCAAGAGGCGATTCTATATCGACTTCATTTATCCATAACACAGGGAATCCCTGGTATTGGCCAATGTTAACTGCGCGCTCAATTGGAAAGCTGAGCTCTTCCGCGGTCGCAAATGGAAGCTCGTGTTCTACAAGATAAATGTCACTTCCAGTGACGGCACACCAGTAGGCTTTCTCGTGCATTTTACTGTTACGTTTTTTTAACATCAGACGGTCTCTTAGCTTGCAGTTCATTCATTTTACTGGCAATCTAATTTATACCAGAGATTATTAATGATAAGTATATTTACAAACTCTGGGTGGATGTAAAAGGGATCTTTGCACTGCAAAGCTAATTCGTGCACAAATTTGTGTACCGATCATGAGGGCATGGTCATGCTAAACAAACTGAAACAAACGCAACAACAATGGGGTGGCTCAAGTGAGGTCATCGATCATTGGCTTGAAACTCGTCAATTGCTCATTGTTGAATACTGTAAGCTCGCATCACTTCAACCATCATCCGTAAAATCTTCAGTTTCTGAACTTCCGACGCCTAAAGCGCTTCAAAGTTTTTGCCAGCACTTAGTCGATTATATCTCCGAAGGTCATTTTAAAATCTATGACATGGTTATGGATCAATGGCGCGCAACGGGGTTTGAAGCCACTGATGAGATCAATCAGACTTACGGAAAAATCGTACTCACCACCGAACCGCTGTTGAACTTCACAGACACCTACGCAGCCGTCAGTGAGGAAGACCCTTTAAAAAGCTTCGACAATGATCTGTCTCAAGTTGGCGAGGTGATTGAGATGCGATTTGAAGTCGAAGACCAGCTGATTCAACTGATTGCAAATAGCCTTGCCATACCTCCTGGTGCTTAAGCTATTCGTTTAAGGGACAGGTTCAAGTTCTGGCTTACGTTTTTTGACTTAAGCTACTTAGAACTGAATATCTAGTAGCGGATACCTATGATTGAGTGTCTAGGGAGTGATTGCCCAGAAGGCCGCTGACTCTCTGTGCAATGAGTACTTTAGAAAGTGCTCATTGGACACTCTCAACACTTTTCTATTTCTCACCCAACGGTACTGCTGACTATTTCACTCATATACTCGCTCGAATAAAAACAAAAAAGGCACCCGAAGGTGCCTTTTTTCATCACGAATCGTGATTACTCGTCAGAGTACTTATTCTTCAGAAGAAAAGCCAGCGTTGAGAAGTGCTGCTAGATTATCTGTCGCTTGTTCAGCTGACGGACCTTCTTGTTGCTCTTCACGTTGCTTTTGACGCTCTTGGTGGTAGGCGAAACCAGTACCAGCTGGGATCAGACGACCAACAATAACGTTCTCTTTCAGACCACGTAAGTCATCACGCTTACCAGAAACCGCAGCTTCTGTTAGTACGCGAGTCGTTTCTTGGAAAGATGCTGCTGAGATAAATGACTCAGTCGCTAGAGATGCTTTGGTAATACCTAGTAAGTCACGCTCGTAACGTACTAGTTCTTTGCCTTCAGCTTCTAGAGCGCGGTTAGCGATCTTAACGTTGTGGTACTCAACTTGCTCACCAGGTAAGAATTCAGAGTCACCAGCGTGCGTAATCGTACACTTACGTAGCATTTGACGAACGATAGTTTCAATATGCTTATCGTTAATCTTAACGCCTTGTAGACGGTAAACTTCTTGAACTTCGTTAGCGATGTACTGAGTCACAGCATGAATGCCACGTAGACGTAGAATGTCATGTGGAGTCTCTGGACCATCAGCGATAACATCACCACGTTCGATCTTCTCACCTTCGAATACGTTCAGCTGGCGATGCTTAGGAATCATCTCTTCGTAAGCGTCTCCGCCTTCACGAGTGATAACTAAACGACGCTTGCCTTTCGTTTCTTTACCGAATGACACAGTACCTGTGTGCTCAGCAAGAATCGCAGGCTCTTTAGGCTTACGAGCTTCAAACAAGTCAGCAACGCGTGGTAGACCACCGGTGATATCTTTGTTTCCACTAGATTTCTGTGGAATACGAGATAACGTGTCACCAATACCTACTTCAGCACCATCTTCGATGTTAACGATCGCTTTACCAGGTAGGAAGTAGTGAGCTGGCATATCAGTACCAGGGATCATTACATCGTTACCTTTCGCATCAACAAGTTTGATAGCTGGACGCATATCTTTACCTGCTGCTGGACGAGCGGCTGCATCAGTCACTTCGCTTGAAGATAGACCGGTTAAATCATCCGTTTGACGAGAAACCGTCACACCATCAATCATATCTACGAATTGGATACGACCGGCCACTTCAGTGATGATTGGCATAGTATGCGCTTCCCAGTTCGCAACAACTTCGCCAGCAGTAACAGCGTCGCTGTCTGCTTTGCTAAGAATCGAACCGTATGGAAGTTTGTGTTTCTCTTTAGTACGGCCAAACTCATCAATGATCGTCATCTCAGAAGCACGAGATGTGATAACCAGTTTCTTGTCTTTATTGACAACAAACTTAGCATTGTGAAGTTTAACAGTACCCGTAGTCTTCGCTTGGATGCTGTTTTCTGCTGCGGCTGTCGATGCGGCACCACCGATGTGGAACGTACGCATCGTAAGCTGTGTACCCGGCTCACCGATAGACTGAGCAGCGATTACACCGACTGCTTCACCTTGGTTGACTAGGTGACCACGTGCTAGGTCACGACCGTAACACTGTGCACAACAACCGAAGTCTGCATCACAGGTAACAACTGAACGTACTTTCATACGGTCAACAGAGTTGTCTTCCATGATTTGACACCACTTCTCATCAATCAGAGTATTACGTGGAATCAGTACATCTTCAGTACCAGGCTTAAGAACGTCTTCAGCAACAACACGACCAAGTGCTAGCTCAGAAAGTGCAACTTTAACGTCACCACCTTCGATATGAGGCATCATATCGACACCTTCATGCGTACCACAGTCATGTTCGTGTACTACAACGTCTTGAGCAACGTCTACTAGACGACGAGTTAGGTAACCCGAGTTTGCTGTTTTCAGTGCTGTATCCGCAAGACCCTTACGAGCACCGTGCGTTGAGATAAAGTACTGAAGGACGTTTAGACCTTCTTTAAAGTTTGCGGTGATTGGCGTTTCGATGATTGAACCATCTGGACGCGCCATCAGGCCACGCATACCCGCCAACTGACGAATCTGAGCAGCAGAACCACGAGCGCCCGAGTCAGCCATCATGTAGATGCTGTTAAACGACTCTTGTTGCTCTTCTTCACCGTCACGGTTAATTACCGTTTCAGAAGATAAGTTATCCATCATTGCTTTCGCAACACGGTCGTTGGTAGACGCCCAGATATCGATAACTTTGTTGTATCGCTCACCCGCAGTAACAAGACCTGATTGGAATTGCTCTTGGATTTCACGAACTTCAGCTTCTGCTTCTTCAATTTCAGTGTATTTAGCCGCAGGTACAACCATATCGTCGATACCAACAGACACACCAGAAAGTGCAGCGTATGCAAAACCTGTGTACATGATTTGGTCAGCGAAGATAACCGTGTCTTTCAGACCAAGTTTACGGTAAGCCTCGTTAAGTAGAGTAGAAATTTGCTTCTTACCCAACTTTTGGTTAACTAGGCTAAACGGCAGACCTTTAGGTACGATAGACCACAGCATTGCACGTCCAACAGTCGTATCGACCATGTCTGTGCTTGTTGTGCTGTTACCGTCTTCATCAACAACACTTTCAGTGATACGTACTTTAACACGAGCGTGTAGCTCAGCGCTCTTAGTACGGTATGCCTTCTCAGCCTCTTCAGGGCCAGCAAGGTACATACCTTCACCTTTCGCATTGATCATTTCACGAGTCATGTAGTAAAGACCCAATACAACGTCCTGAGAAGGTACGATGATCGGATCACCAGATGCTGGTGATAAGATGTTGTTGGTCGACATCATTAATGTACGAGCTTCAAGCTGTGCTTCTAAAGTTAGAGGCACGTGTACCGCCATTTGGTCACCATCGAAGTCGGCGTTATATGCCGCACACACGAGTGGGTGAAGCTGGATCGCTTTACCTTCGATTAGTACTGGTTCAAACGCTTGAATACCAAGACGGTGAAGTGTTGGTGCACGGTTAAGCAGTACTGGGTGCTCACGGATAACTTCGTCTAGGATATCCCAAACGATAGCTTCTTCACGCTCAACCATTTTCTTAGCCGCTTTGATCGTCGTCGCCATGCCACGAGTTTCTAACTTGCTGTAGATAAATGGTTTGAATAGCTCAAGTGCCATCTTCTTAGGAAGACCACACTGGTGCAGACGAAGGTATGGACCTACTGTAATTACAGAACGACCAGAATAGTCTACACGCTTACCAAGAAGGTTCTGACGGAAACGACCTTGTTTACCCTTGATCATATCAGCAAGAGATTTCAGAGGACGCTTGTTTGAACCCGTAATCGCACGACCGCGACGACCGTTATCTAGAAGGGCATCAACAGACTCTTGCAACATACGCTTTTCGTTACGTACGATGATGTCTGGAGCCGCTAGCTCTAGAAGACGCTTCAAACGGTTATTACGGTTGATTACACGACGGTAAAGATCGTTCAAATCAGAAGTCGCAAAGCGACCGCCATCTAGTGGTACTAGAGGACGAAGATCTGGCGGAAGTACCGGAAGCACCGTTAGGATCATCCATTCAGGGTTGTTACCTGATGAAATGAACGCTTCAACGAGCTTAAGACGCTTAGTCAGTTTTTTACGCTTAGTTTCAGAGTTAGTGGTTTCTAGCTCTTCGCGCATCTGCTCAGCTTCTTGGTGCATGTCCATAGTAGACAGCAGATCTTTGATCGCTTCTGCACCCATCTTCGCGGTGAATTCATCACCCCACTCTTCTAGACGATCAAGATACTCTTCTTCAGTGAGCATCTGACCTTTTTCTAGATCTGTCATTCCCGGTTCAGTTACTACGTACATTTCGAAGTACAGAACACGTTCGATATCACGCAAAGGGATATCCATCAACAAACCGATACGAGACGGCAGTGATTTTAGGAACCAGATGTGAGCGACTGGTGATGCAAGCTCAATGTGGCCCATACGGTCACGACGAACTTTAGTTTGTGTAACTTCAACGCCACACTTCTCACAAATCACACCACGGTGTTTCAGACGCTTATATTTGCCACAAAGACATTCGTAGTCTTTAACTGGACCAAAGATACGCGCGCAGAAAAGACCATCACGTTCAGGTTTGAACGTACGGTAGTTGATCGTTTCCGGCTTTTTAACTTCACCAAAAGACCATGAACGAATCATGTCAGGTGAAGATAGACCGATTTTGATAGCATCAAATTCTTCGGTCTTATGCTGTGCTTTTAGAAAGTTTAATAGATCTTTCACATTCAGCTCCTGTAAGGAGTTAAAAGGGGCTCACCCGCTAAAGTGAGCACCTTCTACCAAATAACCCGGAAGGATTACTCTTCGTCTTCTAGCTCGATGTTGATACCTAGCGAGCGAATTTCTTTCAACAATACGTTGAACGATTCTGGCATGCCAGGTTCCATGCTGTGGTCGCCATCTACGATGTTCTTATACATCTTAGTACGGCCGTTAACGTCATCAGACTTAACTGTTAGCATTTCTTGAAGCGTGTAAGCAGCACCGTATGCTTCTAGTGCCCATACTTCCATCTCACCGAAACGCTGACCACCGAACTGAGCTTTACCACCAAGTGGTTGCTGAGTTACTAGGCTGTAAGAACCCGTTGAACGAGCGTGCATCTTATCATCGACTAAGTGGTTCAGTTTCAGCATGTACATGTAACCAACCGTTACAGGACGCTCAAACGCATCACCAGTACGACCATCAAACAACGTAAGCTGACCAGATTCTGGCAGATCACCCAGTTTTAATAGTTCTTTAATCAACGACTCTGAAGCACCATCGAACACTGGCGTAGCAATCGGTAGACCACCACGTAGGTTCTTAACCAACGTACGAACTTGATCGTCTGACAATTCAGCAATGTCTACTTTCTGACGTGTATCACCCAGATCGTAAACCTTCTGAAGGAAGTTACGGAACTTATGCAGCTCTTGTTGTTCCTTCAGCATCTTGTTCAGTTTGTCACCGATGCCTTTCGCAGCTAGACCTAAGTGTACTTCTAAGATCTGACCGATGTTCATACGCGATGGTACACCCAGCGGGTTCAGTACGATATCAACAGGTTGACCTGTTTCATCGTATGGCATGTCTTCAACAGGGTTAATCTTAGAGATTACACCTTTGTTACCGTGACGACCGGCCATCTTATCACCCGGTTGGATACGACGCTTAACAGCTAGGTATACTTTTACAATCTTAAGTACACCTGGTGCCAGGTCATCACCTTGAGTGATTTTACGACGCTTAGTTTCAAACTTCTTATCGAAATCCGCTTTTAGCTCATCCCATTGCTCAGCAAGTTGCTCTAGCTGTGATTGAAGCGCATCGTCTTCAAGCGTTTGCTCAAGCCATTGCTTACGACCAATAGAGTCAAGCTTAGCTTCAGAGTAACCACCATTTACCAGAACAGCACGAACACGAGCAAGTAGACCACCTTCAAGAATTTGGAACTCTTCAGTGAGATCTTTCTTCGCTTCTTTCAGCTGCATCTGTTCAATTTCAAGCGCACGTTTGTCTTTTTCTACGCCATCGCGAGTAAAGACTTGAACGTCGATGATGGTACCTGAAACAGAGTTTGGTACACGTAGTGAAGTATCTTTAACGTCAGATGCTTTTTCACCGAAGATTGCACGTAGTAGCTTCTCTTCAGGCGTCAGTTGCGTTTCGCCTTTAGGCGTTACTTTACCAACTAGGATGTCGCCACCCTTCACTTCAGCACCGATGTAAACGATACCTGACTCGTCGAGTTTAGACAGAGCAGATTCACCTACGTTTGGAATATCAGCTGTGATCTCTTCAGAGCCCAGCTTAGTATCACGCGCCACACAAGAAAGCTCTTGGATGTGGATAGTCGTGAAGCGGTCTTCTTGAACTACGCGCTCAGATACTAAGATCGAGTCTTCGAAGTTGTAACCGTTCCAAGGCATGAACGCGATACGCATGTTTTGACCAAGCGCTAGCTCACCAAGGTCTGTTGAAGGACCATCAGCAAGAACGTCACCGCGAGCTACAGGTTCACCTGGCATGACGGTTGGGCGCTGGTTAATACATGTGTTTTGGTTCGAACGCGTGTATTTCGTTAGATTGTAGATATCGATACCCGCTTCACCAGGAATCAATTCATCTTCATTAACCTTAACAACGATACGAGACGCATCTACCGATTGAACTTGTCCACCACGTTTTGCTACCGCTGTAACACCAGAGTCTACGGCGATGTTACGTTCGATACCCGTACCAACTAAAGGCTTGTCAGCTCTAAGAGTTGGAACAGCTTGACGTTGCATGTTCGCACCCATCAATGCACGGTTCGCATCATCGTGTTCTAGGAACGGGATAAGCGAAGCAGCGATAGATACTACTTGGTTTGTTGCAACGTCCATGTAATTAACATGTTCGCGTGGGTGAAGACCAGATTCGCCTTTCTGACGAGCCGTGATTAGCTCTTCAGCAAAAGTGGAACCTTCAGTGAGTATTGTATTCGCCTGAGCGATAACAAACTGACCTTCCTGAATAGCAGAAAGATAGTCAACATCTTCAGTGACTACACCATCAACAACACGACGGTACGGAGTCTCAAGGAAACCGAACTCGTTACAACGTGCGAATGCTGATAGAGAGTTAATCAAACCGATGTTTGGACCTTCAGGCGTTTCGATCGGACATAGACGACCGTAGTGCGTAACGTGAACGTCACGAACTTCAAAGCCAGCACGCTCACGAGTCAGACCACCAGGACCTAAAGCAGAAATACGACGCTTGTGCGTTACTTCTGACAATGGGTTGTTTTGGTCCATAAACTGAGACAGCTGTGAAGAGCCAAAGAATTCTTTAACTGCAGCGGAGATCGGCTTAGCGTTGATAAGGTCCTGAGGCATAATTGCATCAAGATCACCAAGGCTTAGACGTTCTTTAACAGCACGTTCTACACGAACTAGACCAACACGGAATTGGTTTTCTGCCATTTCACCTACAGAACGGATACGACGGTTGCCAAGGTGGTCGATATCGTCCACTTCGCCTTTACCGTTACGGATCTCGATCAATCTGTTCATCACGGCAATGATGTCAGTTTCATCTAGCGTACCTTGTTCACCCGCATCTTCACGCTCAATTGAGCTATTGAATTTCATACGGCCTACTGTAGATAGGTCGTAACGATCTTCATTGAAGAACAAGCTTTGGAACAATGTCTCTGCTGCATCTTTTGTTGGCGGCTCACCAGGGCGCATCATGCGGTAGATTTCTACCAAGGCTGAAAGGCGATCAACAGTACTGTCGATGCGCAATGTTTCAGACATGAATGGACCGTGGTCTAGATCGTTCGTAAATAGAACTTCTAGCGCTTTGTGACCCGCTTGAGATAAGTTTGCTAGAGCTTCTAGGCTGATCTCATGGTTTGCACCAACGATGATCTCACCAGTTGCTTCGTTGATGTAATCTTTCGATGCAACTTTGCCTACGATGTACTCTACTGGTACTTCGATGTGCTCTACGCCATCTTTTTCAAGTTGACGAATGTGACGCGCTGTCACACGACGACCAGTCTCTACGTAAGTCTTACCATTTGCTTCAATATCAAATGACGCGGTTTCACCACGTAGACGATCAGGGACTAACTCCATCAATAGAGTTTTGTCTTTTACTTCAAAGTTCACTTTTTCAAAGAATAGATCCAAGATCTCTTCTGTTGTTTTACCAAGTGCGCGAAGAATGATCGAAGCAGGTAGCTTACGACGGCGGTCTATACGTACGTACAAGTTATCCTTAGGATCGAACTCAAAGTCTAACCATGAGCCACGGTAAGGAATAACACGTGCGTTATATAAAACTTTACCCGATGAGTGGGTCTTACCCTTATCGCTGTCGAAGAACACGCCTGGGCTTCGGTGCAGCTGGGATACGATAACCCTCTCGGTACCATTGATAACGAAGGTACCATTGTCTGTCATAAGCGGAATTTCGCCCATGTAGACTTCTTGTTCTTTAATATCTTTTACGGTACCTGCTGGCGCGTCTCTATCAAAGATAACTAGGCGCAATTTAACGCGTAGTGGTTTTGAATAAGTTACGCCGCGGATTTGACATTCTTTAACATCAAATACAGGCTCACCAAGACGGTAGCTAACGTATTGCAGCTCTGAATTGCCGTTATAGCTCTGAATTGGAAAAACAGAACGGAAAGCAGCTTCAAGACCGTATTGCCCTTCAGGATCCTGTTCGATAAATTTGTCGAACGAATCGAGCTGGATCGATAACAGGTATGGAATGTCCAAAACTTGTGGACGAGTACCAAAATCCTTACGGATGCGTTTTTTCTCGGTATAGGAGTAAACCATGGGGTTCCTCAGCTCGCTGATAAGTGACCCAAACTGCCCAAGGCATTCTGAGAATGGGGCAGTGACTAACAACTGTTTACTGTAGTGACATTACTGCTTTAATCAGCAATGTTTTTTGCATGGGTAGTAGTGGTTAAACAGCGGGAAAATTCACCAGTACCCTACAGCGCAAAAAGGCCGGTGGTTAATAAACCACCAGCCATTAGCCTTGCGGCTAAGAAATTAAGTAATAATTACTTAATTTCAACAGTTGCACCAACTTCTTCTAAAGTCGCTTTAAGCGCTTCAGCTTCAGCTTTGTCAACGCCTTCTTTAAGTGCAGCAGGAGCTGAGTCTACTAGACCCTTAGCTTCTTTAAGACCTAGACCTGTAGCGCCACGTACAGCTTTGATTACTTGTACTTTGTTTGCGCCAGCAGAAGCTAGAATTACGTCAAATTCAGTTTGCTCAGCAGCAGCTTCGCCACCAGCAGCGCCACCAGCTACAACAGCAGCAGCAGCAGATACGCCGAATTTTTCTTCCATAGCTTCGATAAGCTCAACAACTTGCATTACAGACATTTCTGCAACTGCGTCTAGGATTTGCTCGTTAGTAATAGACATAACAATTCTCTTTTAAGTCAACAATTAGTTTATTTTACAATCAGTAGAAAGCAAGGCTTATGCCGCAGCTTCTTCTTTTTGATCACGTAAAGCAGCGATAGTACGTACCAGCTTGCCAGCAGAAGCTTCTTTCATGCACATCATTAGGCGTGCGATAGCTTCGTCGTAAGTTGGTAGTGTCGCTAGTACTTCAGCGTCAGTTAATGCGCCTTCAAATGCAGCGGCTTTGATCTCGAACGCTTTGTTCTCTTTCGCAAAGTCTTTAAA
Coding sequences within it:
- the rpoB gene encoding DNA-directed RNA polymerase subunit beta, translating into MVYSYTEKKRIRKDFGTRPQVLDIPYLLSIQLDSFDKFIEQDPEGQYGLEAAFRSVFPIQSYNGNSELQYVSYRLGEPVFDVKECQIRGVTYSKPLRVKLRLVIFDRDAPAGTVKDIKEQEVYMGEIPLMTDNGTFVINGTERVIVSQLHRSPGVFFDSDKGKTHSSGKVLYNARVIPYRGSWLDFEFDPKDNLYVRIDRRRKLPASIILRALGKTTEEILDLFFEKVNFEVKDKTLLMELVPDRLRGETASFDIEANGKTYVETGRRVTARHIRQLEKDGVEHIEVPVEYIVGKVASKDYINEATGEIIVGANHEISLEALANLSQAGHKALEVLFTNDLDHGPFMSETLRIDSTVDRLSALVEIYRMMRPGEPPTKDAAETLFQSLFFNEDRYDLSTVGRMKFNSSIEREDAGEQGTLDETDIIAVMNRLIEIRNGKGEVDDIDHLGNRRIRSVGEMAENQFRVGLVRVERAVKERLSLGDLDAIMPQDLINAKPISAAVKEFFGSSQLSQFMDQNNPLSEVTHKRRISALGPGGLTRERAGFEVRDVHVTHYGRLCPIETPEGPNIGLINSLSAFARCNEFGFLETPYRRVVDGVVTEDVDYLSAIQEGQFVIAQANTILTEGSTFAEELITARQKGESGLHPREHVNYMDVATNQVVSIAASLIPFLEHDDANRALMGANMQRQAVPTLRADKPLVGTGIERNIAVDSGVTAVAKRGGQVQSVDASRIVVKVNEDELIPGEAGIDIYNLTKYTRSNQNTCINQRPTVMPGEPVARGDVLADGPSTDLGELALGQNMRIAFMPWNGYNFEDSILVSERVVQEDRFTTIHIQELSCVARDTKLGSEEITADIPNVGESALSKLDESGIVYIGAEVKGGDILVGKVTPKGETQLTPEEKLLRAIFGEKASDVKDTSLRVPNSVSGTIIDVQVFTRDGVEKDKRALEIEQMQLKEAKKDLTEEFQILEGGLLARVRAVLVNGGYSEAKLDSIGRKQWLEQTLEDDALQSQLEQLAEQWDELKADFDKKFETKRRKITQGDDLAPGVLKIVKVYLAVKRRIQPGDKMAGRHGNKGVISKINPVEDMPYDETGQPVDIVLNPLGVPSRMNIGQILEVHLGLAAKGIGDKLNKMLKEQQELHKFRNFLQKVYDLGDTRQKVDIAELSDDQVRTLVKNLRGGLPIATPVFDGASESLIKELLKLGDLPESGQLTLFDGRTGDAFERPVTVGYMYMLKLNHLVDDKMHARSTGSYSLVTQQPLGGKAQFGGQRFGEMEVWALEAYGAAYTLQEMLTVKSDDVNGRTKMYKNIVDGDHSMEPGMPESFNVLLKEIRSLGINIELEDEE
- the rplL gene encoding 50S ribosomal protein L7/L12, with the protein product MSITNEQILDAVAEMSVMQVVELIEAMEEKFGVSAAAAVVAGGAAGGEAAAEQTEFDVILASAGANKVQVIKAVRGATGLGLKEAKGLVDSAPAALKEGVDKAEAEALKATLEEVGATVEIK